Proteins encoded within one genomic window of Paraglaciecola psychrophila 170:
- the yceD gene encoding 23S rRNA accumulation protein YceD, which translates to MQRVKLPKLVDPVKNATIRSDYRGVVLSSEMPRLLGAVADIAKEIDVEIKFAKDEQGLTYFQGHMACSTSLICERCNEVFEHPMDVSFCFSPVQSAKEEDKDELPDVYEPVEVNDQGEINLFQTLEDELILSLPIVALHAEKDCKQKRDNMSFGTIEPVDERPNPFAVLKELKRD; encoded by the coding sequence ATGCAGAGAGTGAAACTTCCCAAGCTGGTAGACCCAGTAAAAAACGCCACTATACGTTCCGATTATCGGGGGGTTGTTTTGTCGTCTGAAATGCCTAGACTGCTTGGGGCAGTTGCTGATATTGCCAAAGAAATTGATGTTGAAATTAAGTTTGCTAAAGACGAGCAGGGTCTTACTTACTTTCAAGGTCATATGGCATGTTCTACATCACTTATCTGTGAGAGATGTAATGAAGTCTTTGAGCATCCTATGGATGTGTCTTTTTGTTTTAGCCCCGTGCAGAGTGCTAAAGAAGAAGACAAAGATGAGTTACCGGATGTTTACGAACCGGTTGAGGTCAATGACCAAGGAGAAATCAATTTATTTCAAACTCTTGAAGACGAACTGATTTTATCATTGCCGATTGTAGCCCTTCATGCAGAGAAGGATTGCAAACAAAAGCGCGATAATATGAGCTTCGGAACAATTGAACCGGTCGATGAACGTCCAAACCCGTTCGCAGTTTTGAAAGAACTTAAGCGAGACTAG
- the fabD gene encoding ACP S-malonyltransferase produces the protein MSKQAWVFPGQGSQTLGMLSELASEYAIIQETFAQASEALGYDLWDVVQNDEKKLNQTHITQPALLAASYAIYKLLVEKELSQPLYLAGHSLGEYSALVCAGVIDFTDAVKLVEARGQFMQQAVPAGTGAMFAIIGLDDDKVVASCEQAETETDEVVAAVNFNSPGQIVIAGNKYAAQVAANLCKEKGAKRALPLAVSVPSHCALMKPAAEQLASLLNDIQFHTPKIPVINNVNVACPNEADAIKQALVEQLYSPVRWTETITMLAEIGVEELLEVGPGKVLTGLTKRIDKRLSCTAINTVDSVNLLI, from the coding sequence ATGAGTAAACAAGCATGGGTTTTTCCTGGTCAAGGATCCCAAACCTTAGGTATGTTAAGTGAGCTAGCTTCAGAATATGCCATCATTCAGGAGACTTTTGCTCAAGCCAGCGAGGCCTTGGGTTATGATTTGTGGGATGTGGTACAAAATGATGAGAAAAAACTCAATCAAACCCATATTACCCAACCCGCTTTATTAGCTGCAAGTTATGCAATTTATAAACTTTTAGTGGAAAAAGAACTCAGTCAACCGTTATATCTGGCTGGTCATAGCCTTGGAGAGTATTCCGCTTTAGTGTGTGCTGGAGTCATAGATTTTACTGATGCTGTTAAATTGGTTGAAGCTCGTGGTCAATTTATGCAGCAAGCTGTGCCTGCTGGAACAGGAGCTATGTTCGCCATTATTGGTTTGGATGACGACAAGGTTGTGGCAAGTTGTGAACAGGCAGAAACAGAAACCGATGAAGTTGTGGCCGCAGTAAACTTTAATTCGCCAGGGCAAATTGTGATTGCCGGGAATAAATATGCGGCGCAAGTAGCTGCGAATTTATGTAAAGAAAAGGGTGCAAAACGTGCTTTACCCTTGGCTGTTAGTGTGCCGTCGCATTGTGCATTGATGAAACCGGCCGCTGAGCAGTTGGCAAGTTTACTCAATGATATTCAGTTTCATACACCAAAAATCCCTGTTATTAATAATGTTAATGTGGCTTGTCCAAATGAAGCTGATGCGATAAAACAGGCTTTGGTTGAGCAGTTGTATAGTCCAGTTAGATGGACAGAAACTATCACCATGTTGGCTGAAATTGGAGTCGAAGAATTATTAGAAGTGGGGCCCGGCAAGGTATTAACTGGATTAACTAAGCGGATTGATAAACGCCTAAGTTGCACCGCGATTAACACGGTTGATTCCGTTAACTTATTAATTTAA
- a CDS encoding beta-ketoacyl-ACP synthase III, whose product MNSRIIGTGSYYPSDVRTNADLSVMVDTSDEWITDRTGIKERRIIGDHETAATMGFEASKKALEAAGIDAKSIDMIVCATTSGRYALPSTACEIQKALDVDGIPAFDVAAACAGYCYALSVADQYIKSGMAKRILVVGTDCLSRMISPEDRTMVILFGDAAGATIIEASEELGILSTHIHAAGSYGDLLTIGNPQHGNEQSVYENWGSMKGNEVFKVAVNKLSEVVEQTLAANNMKKSDLDWLVPHQANFRIIKATAKKLEMPLERVVMTLEQYGNTSAATVPTALDTAIRDGRIKRGQNLLLEAFGGGFAWASALVRY is encoded by the coding sequence ATGAATTCCAGAATAATTGGCACCGGTAGTTATTATCCGAGCGATGTAAGAACCAATGCTGACTTGTCAGTGATGGTTGATACGTCAGACGAATGGATCACCGACCGTACCGGGATCAAAGAAAGACGCATCATTGGCGATCACGAAACGGCCGCTACTATGGGCTTTGAAGCCAGTAAAAAAGCATTAGAAGCGGCAGGTATTGATGCTAAATCCATAGATATGATTGTATGTGCCACTACGAGTGGTCGCTACGCGCTTCCTAGTACTGCTTGTGAAATTCAAAAAGCGTTAGATGTTGATGGTATCCCTGCATTTGATGTAGCAGCTGCCTGCGCCGGTTATTGTTATGCGTTGAGTGTAGCTGATCAGTATATAAAGAGTGGCATGGCAAAGCGAATATTGGTGGTTGGTACTGATTGTTTGAGTCGAATGATTAGTCCTGAAGACCGAACTATGGTGATATTATTTGGTGATGCTGCAGGCGCCACTATTATTGAAGCAAGTGAAGAGCTTGGTATTTTATCAACCCATATTCATGCTGCTGGCTCCTACGGTGATTTATTAACCATAGGCAACCCACAACACGGTAATGAGCAATCCGTTTATGAAAACTGGGGGAGCATGAAAGGCAATGAAGTTTTTAAAGTTGCTGTCAATAAGTTAAGTGAGGTAGTGGAACAAACGTTAGCTGCTAACAATATGAAAAAATCAGATTTAGATTGGTTAGTACCACACCAAGCGAATTTCCGAATTATTAAAGCGACGGCAAAAAAATTAGAGATGCCGCTTGAGCGGGTGGTTATGACCCTTGAACAATATGGTAATACTTCTGCTGCTACAGTACCAACGGCCCTAGATACCGCTATACGAGATGGCAGAATTAAACGCGGACAGAATCTTCTTCTTGAGGCTTTTGGTGGCGGTTTTGCTTGGGCATCTGCGTTAGTACGTTATTAA
- the rluC gene encoding 23S rRNA pseudouridine(955/2504/2580) synthase RluC, with product MTDLLFQKVQFVTIEPELEGQRIDNFLRTFLKGVPKSLIYRILRKGEVRVNKKRVKPEYKLQPNDELRIPPVRVSEPTDLPSTKLNKVSSLENHILYEDDCLIVLNKPSGTAVHGGSGLSFGVIEALRALRPQQKFLELVHRLDRDTSGCLLIAKKRSALKSLHEQLRDRKVDKRYQALVAGEWPANRFKVKAPLLKNTLKSGERVVLVNEEGKPSETRYRILESFNHATLVEASPITGRTHQIRVHCLHAGHPIAADNRYGDKDFDQRTSKLGLKRLFLHAHSLAFIHPSTEERVTYKAPLEPCLVSVLKRFRSEI from the coding sequence ATGACTGACTTATTATTTCAAAAAGTACAATTTGTTACTATCGAACCTGAGCTTGAAGGGCAAAGGATAGATAACTTTTTACGCACTTTCTTAAAAGGAGTGCCTAAAAGCCTTATTTATCGCATTTTACGCAAAGGTGAAGTGAGAGTTAACAAAAAACGGGTTAAGCCCGAGTATAAATTACAGCCCAACGATGAGTTGCGGATTCCCCCTGTTCGCGTATCTGAGCCTACAGATTTACCTTCTACTAAACTCAATAAAGTATCAAGTTTAGAAAATCACATTTTGTACGAAGATGACTGTTTGATTGTGTTGAACAAACCCTCCGGTACAGCAGTACATGGTGGCAGTGGTTTAAGTTTCGGGGTGATTGAAGCGCTTCGAGCATTGCGCCCACAACAAAAGTTTTTAGAGTTAGTGCACCGGCTAGACCGCGATACCTCGGGTTGCCTACTAATTGCTAAAAAACGTTCAGCTTTAAAAAGCCTGCATGAACAGCTTAGGGACCGAAAAGTAGATAAACGTTATCAAGCCTTGGTTGCTGGAGAATGGCCCGCTAATCGTTTTAAGGTGAAAGCGCCATTATTAAAAAATACTTTAAAGTCTGGTGAAAGAGTGGTTTTGGTTAATGAAGAGGGTAAACCATCAGAAACACGTTATCGTATTTTGGAATCTTTTAACCATGCCACGTTAGTAGAAGCTTCGCCCATCACAGGCCGTACTCACCAAATTCGAGTACATTGTTTACACGCTGGTCATCCGATTGCTGCTGATAACAGGTACGGCGATAAAGATTTTGACCAAAGAACTTCCAAGTTAGGTCTCAAACGATTATTTTTGCATGCACACTCTTTGGCATTTATTCATCCAAGTACTGAAGAACGTGTTACCTATAAAGCACCCTTAGAACCCTGTTTGGTGAGTGTTTTAAAGAGATTTAGAAGTGAAATATAA
- the acpP gene encoding acyl carrier protein, giving the protein MSTIEERVKKIVIEQLGVKEEEVKPEASFVDDLGADSLDTVELVMALEEEFDTEIPDEEAEKITTVQSAIDYVNANKDA; this is encoded by the coding sequence ATGAGTACTATCGAAGAACGTGTAAAAAAAATCGTCATTGAGCAACTTGGTGTTAAAGAAGAGGAAGTTAAACCAGAAGCTTCATTCGTTGATGATTTAGGTGCGGATTCACTAGACACTGTCGAATTAGTAATGGCCCTTGAAGAAGAGTTCGATACTGAAATTCCTGATGAAGAAGCTGAAAAAATTACCACTGTTCAGTCTGCTATTGACTACGTTAACGCTAATAAAGACGCATAA
- a CDS encoding Maf family protein, which translates to MKIILASSSTYRQSILQKLHIPFSFTAPDIDESPVAGESISAQVARLAKNKALVIATEITNLDSYVIGSDQLASFNGEVLGKPGDFITARQQLLMFSGQTVKFYTGLCLVHSATKQLAPQIQQTVETFDVKFRILTEKQISTYLRIEQPYDCAGSFKCEGLGIALFESLDGRDPNTLIGLPLIALIDLFRNMSVDLFDYMQPNNNLNM; encoded by the coding sequence ATGAAAATCATTCTTGCTTCGAGTTCCACATACCGCCAATCCATTTTACAGAAATTGCATATTCCATTCTCTTTTACTGCACCCGATATTGATGAATCACCAGTAGCCGGTGAATCAATTTCAGCACAGGTAGCACGTCTTGCAAAAAATAAAGCGCTAGTCATAGCCACAGAAATAACGAATCTGGATAGTTATGTCATTGGCTCAGACCAATTGGCCAGTTTTAACGGTGAGGTGTTAGGTAAACCAGGAGATTTTATTACCGCTAGACAACAGCTGCTGATGTTCAGTGGCCAAACGGTCAAGTTTTACACTGGCTTGTGCTTAGTCCATTCAGCTACAAAACAACTAGCACCGCAAATACAACAAACAGTGGAGACGTTTGATGTGAAATTTAGAATCTTAACTGAGAAACAAATTTCAACATACTTACGGATTGAGCAGCCATACGATTGCGCAGGCAGTTTCAAATGTGAAGGTTTGGGTATTGCTTTGTTTGAATCTCTCGATGGCAGAGACCCCAATACATTAATTGGTTTACCTTTGATTGCATTAATAGATTTATTCAGAAATATGTCTGTGGACTTATTTGATTATATGCAGCCAAACAATAACTTAAACATGTAG
- the pabC gene encoding aminodeoxychorismate lyase — protein sequence MIVNGQQQQQIEIADRAFQYGDGCFTTMAFRNSRLELFDAHISRLKLACKTLYIEFIKWSDIERCIVDSVQSIDDCVVKVIITRGVGGRGYSPQGAANPSFIITHHTIPAHYALWQTDGIKLTISPITLACQPLLAGIKHLNRLEQVLIKHALAKTDYDDAIVCDTQQNIIETSAGNLFWYKDNVWYTADHSVSGVEGVMRNQILAVMQEKDLPCQVVRQDISDLFCAQELFVCNSLMMLVPVVSLFNPVTQQNKHYVIEQTKLMQHYIQHTINLKALKV from the coding sequence ATGATTGTTAACGGTCAGCAACAGCAACAGATAGAGATTGCAGACAGAGCCTTTCAATATGGTGATGGCTGCTTTACCACTATGGCGTTTAGAAACAGCCGTCTTGAATTGTTTGATGCCCATATTAGTCGTCTAAAATTAGCCTGTAAAACGCTATATATAGAGTTTATTAAATGGTCAGATATAGAACGTTGCATCGTTGATTCAGTGCAGTCTATTGATGACTGCGTAGTAAAAGTGATCATTACTCGAGGTGTCGGTGGCAGGGGTTATAGCCCTCAAGGAGCTGCAAATCCTAGTTTTATCATTACCCATCACACAATCCCAGCACATTATGCTCTTTGGCAAACCGATGGTATTAAACTCACTATTAGCCCTATTACGTTAGCTTGCCAACCTCTACTGGCAGGCATCAAACATCTAAATCGTTTAGAGCAGGTATTAATTAAACATGCACTGGCAAAAACTGATTATGATGATGCGATTGTTTGTGATACCCAACAAAACATAATTGAAACATCTGCAGGTAATCTATTTTGGTATAAAGATAATGTTTGGTATACAGCAGACCATTCAGTATCGGGGGTTGAAGGGGTTATGCGTAACCAGATTTTGGCAGTTATGCAAGAAAAAGATTTGCCGTGTCAGGTGGTTCGTCAGGACATCAGTGACTTATTCTGCGCCCAGGAGTTGTTTGTTTGTAACTCTCTAATGATGCTGGTGCCCGTAGTGAGTTTGTTTAATCCAGTCACTCAGCAAAACAAACATTATGTTATCGAACAAACAAAACTGATGCAGCATTATATTCAGCATACAATTAACCTTAAGGCGCTAAAAGTTTAA
- the fabF gene encoding beta-ketoacyl-ACP synthase II translates to MSKRRVVVTGLGMLSPVGNTVDSTWKSILAGKSGIAPITSFDCSSFTTQFAGEVKNFNVEQYIPKKETKKMDRFIQLGIAAGKQALEHSGFKVTTQNATRIGVAIGSGIGGLGLIEENHRRMLESGPRKISPFFVPATITNMISGFFSIFEGLKGPNINVVTACTTGVHNIGIAARIIAYGDADAMIAGGAESTVCGLGIGGFAAARALSTRNDNPEAASRPWDKDRDGFVMGEGAGVVMLEDYDSAVERGAKIYAELVGFGMSGDAYHMTSPPANGEGAAAAMVNAINDAKVDVSEIGYINAHGTSTPAGDVAEVAAIKYAFGQHSNKVLVSSTKSMIGHLLGAAGSVEAIFTILALRDQIAPPTINLDNPGEGCDLDFVAHTAKPVKMEFALCNSFGFGGTNGSLLFKRL, encoded by the coding sequence GTGTCTAAACGTCGCGTTGTTGTGACCGGTCTTGGCATGCTTTCTCCTGTTGGCAATACTGTAGATTCCACCTGGAAAAGCATACTTGCGGGTAAAAGTGGGATTGCACCTATCACCTCTTTTGATTGTTCCTCGTTTACCACTCAGTTTGCCGGTGAAGTCAAAAATTTTAATGTCGAACAGTACATTCCTAAAAAAGAAACCAAAAAGATGGATAGGTTTATCCAGTTAGGGATCGCGGCCGGTAAACAAGCTCTCGAGCATTCAGGATTTAAAGTCACCACTCAAAATGCAACAAGAATTGGTGTTGCTATTGGTTCTGGGATTGGTGGTCTGGGTTTAATTGAAGAAAACCATCGGCGGATGCTTGAATCAGGCCCAAGAAAAATTTCACCATTTTTTGTTCCTGCCACGATCACTAATATGATTTCAGGATTCTTTTCAATATTTGAAGGTCTCAAAGGCCCAAATATTAATGTTGTTACTGCATGTACCACTGGCGTCCATAATATAGGTATTGCTGCTCGTATCATTGCATACGGTGACGCAGATGCGATGATTGCCGGTGGTGCTGAGTCAACTGTCTGTGGTTTAGGTATTGGCGGCTTTGCTGCAGCCCGTGCTTTATCGACCCGCAATGATAACCCTGAAGCGGCTAGCCGCCCTTGGGATAAGGACAGAGATGGTTTTGTTATGGGGGAGGGTGCAGGTGTCGTGATGTTGGAAGACTATGACTCTGCTGTAGAGCGTGGCGCTAAAATTTATGCTGAACTGGTTGGTTTTGGCATGAGTGGCGATGCTTACCATATGACTTCGCCGCCAGCTAATGGTGAAGGTGCTGCGGCTGCCATGGTCAATGCGATTAACGATGCCAAGGTTGATGTGAGTGAAATTGGTTACATTAATGCACATGGCACATCGACTCCTGCAGGAGATGTCGCTGAAGTTGCTGCGATTAAATATGCTTTTGGTCAACATTCAAACAAGGTTTTGGTAAGTTCCACCAAATCAATGATTGGACATTTACTTGGAGCCGCAGGCTCAGTTGAAGCTATTTTTACTATACTGGCACTACGCGATCAGATTGCCCCCCCAACTATTAACTTAGATAACCCTGGTGAAGGCTGCGACCTTGATTTCGTTGCCCATACTGCAAAACCTGTGAAGATGGAATTTGCGTTATGTAATTCTTTTGGTTTTGGTGGCACTAATGGCTCACTACTGTTTAAAAGACTCTAG
- the mltG gene encoding endolytic transglycosylase MltG — protein MKIVKWLLFFAVVFGIGFVATLFYFDKKVHQPLILNEATIYQVKSGQSAKGLLNRLKEQGIISDNIGLKIRLKLEPALANIKVGTYELLPSMSALDLLELFSSGKELQFSISLIEGLNWREWLLVIKSHPQITFSDDFYQQLAILTAQLPEQSIEGYLLPDTYYFVAQTEAIDLVKRAHLSMQKYLNEAWQHRALDLPYASAYEGLTLASIIEKETGVADERPRISGVFVNRLNLNMRLQTDPTVIYGMGESFDGDIRRKDLKTATPYNTYMIRGLPPTPIAMPSKLAIDAAFNPLITDELYFVSKGDGSHKFSITLQEHNLAVRQYQLNK, from the coding sequence ATGAAAATTGTAAAATGGCTATTGTTTTTTGCAGTAGTATTTGGAATCGGTTTTGTTGCCACCCTTTTTTATTTTGACAAAAAAGTACATCAACCTCTAATCCTCAATGAGGCAACTATATATCAAGTTAAATCAGGCCAATCTGCGAAAGGATTACTGAATAGATTAAAAGAGCAGGGTATTATTTCTGATAATATTGGCCTTAAAATTAGATTGAAGCTTGAACCAGCACTTGCCAACATTAAAGTGGGCACCTATGAATTGTTGCCTTCAATGAGTGCATTAGATTTACTAGAGCTATTCTCTAGTGGTAAAGAATTACAATTTTCAATCAGTTTAATTGAAGGACTGAATTGGCGGGAATGGTTATTAGTTATAAAGTCCCATCCACAAATTACATTCTCGGATGATTTTTATCAACAGCTTGCCATTTTAACCGCACAACTTCCGGAGCAATCGATTGAAGGATATCTGCTTCCTGACACCTATTATTTTGTGGCACAAACCGAGGCAATTGATCTAGTCAAACGTGCGCATTTGAGTATGCAAAAATATTTAAATGAGGCTTGGCAACATCGGGCGCTGGATTTGCCATATGCATCGGCCTATGAAGGTTTAACCTTGGCGTCAATTATAGAAAAAGAAACCGGCGTAGCAGATGAGCGGCCTCGTATTTCTGGTGTGTTTGTCAATAGACTTAATCTGAATATGCGTTTACAAACTGATCCGACGGTTATTTATGGTATGGGTGAAAGTTTTGATGGCGACATCAGACGCAAAGATCTAAAAACGGCTACGCCTTATAATACTTATATGATTAGAGGCTTACCACCAACACCTATCGCTATGCCAAGTAAATTAGCCATTGATGCTGCTTTTAACCCGTTGATAACTGATGAGTTGTACTTTGTATCTAAAGGTGATGGCAGTCACAAATTTTCAATCACTTTGCAAGAGCACAACCTTGCGGTGCGTCAATATCAATTAAATAAATAA
- the rpmF gene encoding 50S ribosomal protein L32, with product MAVQKSKKTRSRRGMRRSHDALGTATLSVDSTSGETHIRHHVTADGYYKGKKVLSL from the coding sequence ATGGCTGTACAGAAGAGTAAGAAAACTCGTTCAAGACGTGGCATGCGTCGTTCACACGACGCGCTTGGTACTGCGACTTTGTCTGTAGATTCAACGTCAGGTGAGACACATATACGTCATCACGTGACCGCTGATGGTTACTACAAAGGCAAAAAAGTTTTATCTCTTTAA
- the fabG gene encoding 3-oxoacyl-ACP reductase FabG has product MANLNGSIALVTGASRGIGRAIAERLAADGATVIGTATSENGAQAISDYLQQSGEGKVLDVALPESMQALLTDITEKYGTVDILVNNAGITRDNLLMRMKDDEWQSIMDTNLTSIFKMSKAVLRGMMKKRKGRIINIGSVVGSTGNAGQANYAAAKAGVIGFSKSMAREVASRGITVNVVSPGFIDTDMTKSLTDDQKESIFKDIPANRLGDPKEIAATVGFLASDDAAYITGETIHVNGGMYMG; this is encoded by the coding sequence ATGGCTAATTTAAATGGCAGTATTGCACTGGTAACTGGTGCAAGTAGAGGAATTGGCAGAGCGATAGCTGAGAGGTTAGCCGCAGATGGAGCAACGGTTATAGGTACCGCAACTTCTGAAAATGGAGCTCAAGCGATCAGTGATTATCTGCAACAAAGCGGTGAAGGTAAAGTACTCGATGTCGCCCTACCTGAATCAATGCAAGCTTTGCTGACTGACATTACCGAAAAGTACGGCACTGTAGATATATTGGTCAATAATGCTGGGATCACCCGTGACAATTTATTGATGCGTATGAAAGATGATGAATGGCAAAGTATTATGGATACCAATTTGACCTCCATTTTTAAAATGTCTAAAGCAGTGTTACGCGGTATGATGAAAAAACGTAAAGGACGTATCATTAACATAGGTTCAGTGGTTGGCTCTACAGGCAACGCCGGTCAAGCTAACTATGCCGCTGCCAAAGCGGGAGTGATAGGTTTTAGTAAGTCTATGGCCCGTGAAGTTGCATCTAGAGGTATTACCGTTAATGTAGTTTCTCCGGGATTTATTGATACCGATATGACAAAATCATTAACTGATGACCAAAAAGAAAGTATATTTAAAGATATTCCAGCAAACCGTTTGGGCGACCCTAAAGAAATAGCGGCAACAGTGGGATTTTTAGCAAGTGATGATGCTGCATATATCACTGGAGAAACGATACATGTCAATGGCGGCATGTATATGGGATGA
- the tmk gene encoding dTMP kinase, with protein MQTPGKFIVIEGLEGAGKSSAVAILTQAIQTAGHIVVNTREPGGTAMAEAIRDVVKHDWIDEKVTVEAELLLMYAARAQLVQNVILPNLEKGFWVLGDRHDMSSQAYQGGGRQIDQNMIESLRAITLKDFRPDFTLYMDVEPKEGLKRVTGRGELDRIEQEDLSFFERTRERYLLLAQQDHNCIVINTMQDMQAVHTDLELAIQQFLEN; from the coding sequence TTGCAAACACCAGGTAAATTCATCGTTATTGAAGGTTTAGAAGGCGCAGGAAAAAGCAGCGCTGTAGCGATTTTGACCCAAGCTATACAAACTGCTGGTCACATTGTAGTTAATACCAGAGAGCCTGGCGGCACCGCTATGGCAGAAGCCATCAGAGATGTAGTCAAACACGATTGGATAGATGAAAAAGTCACAGTAGAAGCTGAGTTGTTGTTAATGTATGCAGCAAGAGCGCAATTAGTCCAAAACGTTATTCTGCCAAATTTAGAAAAAGGGTTCTGGGTACTCGGAGACAGACATGATATGTCTTCGCAAGCATATCAAGGTGGTGGTCGACAGATTGATCAGAACATGATTGAAAGCTTAAGAGCGATTACATTAAAAGACTTTAGGCCTGACTTTACCTTGTATATGGATGTTGAGCCTAAAGAAGGGCTTAAACGTGTCACAGGCCGTGGCGAGTTAGATCGTATTGAGCAAGAGGATTTGAGCTTTTTTGAGCGTACTCGTGAGCGTTATCTGTTATTGGCACAGCAGGATCATAATTGCATCGTGATCAATACTATGCAAGATATGCAAGCGGTGCACACAGATTTAGAGCTAGCGATTCAACAATTTTTGGAGAATTAA
- the plsX gene encoding phosphate acyltransferase PlsX produces MSRLTIALDIMGGDNGPHIIFPAALTALQQTPHLHFIFCGPLNVMSLWLNQQLPNIQARITLSDCPQIVTMDDAPTHALRYKKNSSMRRVLDLVDKNEADACVSGGNTGALICMAYYVLKTLPGIDRPALITLVPTINNGKVYFLDLGANINCDSEVLFQYAVMGSVLAEQISHIKQPRVALLNVGSEDIKGNDQVKQTSRLLTDSQNINYIGYVEGNDIFSQKADVIVTDGFAGNIALKSWEGLVNFAIQEFKKASQHNLWSKIVANIAMPLFRGIYLRMKPDQYNGASLIGLRGIVVKSHGNASSEAFLYAIREAIQQVEMQVPDKIKGKIEAVLMERHE; encoded by the coding sequence TTGAGTCGTCTAACCATAGCGTTAGATATCATGGGGGGCGATAACGGCCCCCATATTATTTTCCCCGCTGCATTAACAGCACTGCAACAAACCCCTCATTTACATTTTATTTTCTGTGGTCCTTTAAATGTCATGTCACTGTGGCTAAATCAACAATTACCCAATATTCAAGCTCGTATCACCTTATCCGACTGCCCACAAATCGTAACTATGGACGATGCGCCTACTCATGCTCTGCGGTACAAGAAGAATTCTTCGATGCGACGTGTTTTAGATTTAGTAGACAAAAATGAAGCCGATGCTTGTGTCAGTGGCGGTAATACTGGTGCCTTAATCTGTATGGCCTATTACGTACTAAAAACATTACCAGGCATAGACCGTCCTGCACTTATCACATTGGTTCCCACAATTAACAACGGCAAAGTGTATTTCTTGGATTTAGGTGCAAATATTAATTGTGACTCAGAGGTGTTATTTCAATATGCAGTAATGGGTTCTGTTTTGGCCGAGCAAATTTCTCATATCAAGCAGCCAAGAGTGGCTTTACTGAACGTGGGTTCGGAAGATATTAAAGGTAACGACCAAGTTAAACAAACCTCTCGATTATTAACTGACTCTCAAAACATTAATTACATTGGATATGTAGAGGGTAACGATATCTTCTCTCAGAAAGCAGATGTAATTGTAACCGATGGTTTTGCCGGAAATATTGCGTTGAAATCGTGGGAAGGATTGGTCAATTTTGCGATTCAAGAATTTAAAAAAGCATCACAGCATAATTTATGGTCGAAAATTGTGGCAAACATTGCGATGCCTTTGTTCCGTGGTATTTATTTACGTATGAAACCCGACCAGTATAATGGTGCTAGTCTGATAGGATTGCGCGGAATTGTGGTAAAGAGTCACGGTAACGCTTCATCAGAGGCTTTTTTGTATGCGATCCGTGAAGCAATACAACAAGTCGAGATGCAGGTTCCAGACAAAATAAAAGGCAAAATCGAAGCCGTCCTGATGGAGCGCCACGAATAA